GTGCTGGCCGCGGGCCTCGGCGATGGGAGAATCGTCCTGCACGCTCCCGCGGATGGCGAAAGCCGGCCGCTCTCGCGCACCCTGCGCATCACGGGCGAGCTCCGCGACGAGCTCGCGCGCGTGTTCGGCACCGACAACGTGTGGGAAGGCGCCGCGTGAAACCGCCCGCGCTGATCGCGCTCGACGTCGACGGCACGCTCATCGGGCCATCTCTGACCGTCGACGAATGCAACCGCGACGCGATCGTGCAGATCACCTCGCGCGGCGCCACGATCTGTCTGGCGAGCGGGCGCATGTTCGCGGCGGCTCGGCCGTTCGCCGCAGACTTGGGCCTGCCGGGACCGATCATCGTTCTCAATGGTGCGGCGATCTACGACGCGACCAGCGGCGTCAGGCTGACCGCGACGCCGCTGCAGCCGGCGACGGCACTGCGCGCGTACGACGACCTCAAAGCCAACGGCTTCCACCTGCAGCTGTACTTCGGCGACGATCTGTACCTCGACGAGCTTGACGAGCGCGCGCGCGCCTATCTGGAACTGTCGCGCGTCGAGCCGATCGTGGTGGATGACCTGCGTCCGCTGCTCGACGGCTCGCCGCCCGGCGACATCGGCCCGATGAAGGTGCTCGCCGTCGACTCGCCCGCGCGCGTCGCCGCGCATATCCCGAAGCTCGCGCAGATCATGGGCGACGCGGCCCTGGTCTTCAAGAGCCAACCAAACTATCTGGAAGTGACGGATCCGGAGGCGACCAAGGGACACGCGTTGAGCTGGCTTGCCAAGTCGATGGGTCTGGCGTTGGATGACCTTGCGGCGATCGGCGATTCGGACAACGACGTGCCGATGCTGCAAGCCGCGGGCCATTCGTTTGCCGTCGCCAACGCCAGTCCGGCGGCGCGCGCCGCGGCGCAGCGCGTCGTAGCCGCCCAAGACCGGTGCGGCGTCGCCGAAGCATTGCAGCTTCTCATGAACGGACAGGCCGTTGGCTAGCGTCACTGCCGGCCAACGGCGCGCGGCTGCGTCGCGCAGCGCACTCCTGCGCCGCGTCGGCCTGTTCGCCCTTACGCTGGCGGCGGCGGCCCTGCTGTCGTACGGGGGCATGCTGCTCGCCGCGGATCCGCGCCTGGCTTTGGGCGACGTCGTGGTGAGCGGTGCGCGTCGCACGCCCGCCGCTGATGTCATCAACGCCGCGGCATTGCCGAGCGGGCGCAACGTCTGGCTGCTCAACACCGGCGCGGCGGCCCGCGCCGTCGAAACGTTGCCGTGGATCGGCTCGGCTCGGGTCGAGCGCGGCTGGCCGAACCTGGTGACTATCTCGGTGGTGGAGCGAGCGCCCGCAGCTCGCGTGCGCTTGGACGCGGGCGCAGACATGCTGGTGGACCAGGACGGGAGAGTGCTCGGTCCTGCGTCGCTGGACGCGGACCAGGCGCTGCCGCTGCTACGCGTCACGCCGCTGCCGCCCGACGCGGGCACAGCGGGGGCGCAACTCGGCGGGACCTCGATCGGCGACGCGCTCGACGCCGCGCGACAGCTCGCCGCGCTTGGCGTCCACATGACGGAAATCCGCAGCGAGCGGGTCATGGGATTCAGCGCCATCACCAGCGCCGGTTTGCGCGTGGTATTCGGCGATCTCGATGGGCTCGCAGGTAAAGTCGCGCTGTTCGACGCGATCAGCAAGCACATCGCGCAGCCGCAAACGGTCGAGTACATCGACGTGCGCAGCACGGCAGCACCGACGGTGCAATATCGGCGATGAAAAATTGCAAAGACAAAAGAGGGAACTCGTTTTGCGCTTGGAATGCGTTCTCTTCATGTGAGTGCGGCGACCTTCGGGTCGCCGAACGCGTTCTATGGCGAGGTTATCCACATCCCGTGTGCATGAGTGGCGGCGCGCCTGTGCACAACCGCGCTGTGTCTGTGGAGAATATGAGGACGAGTCTTGGCGCGTAGCGACATCATTGCCGGCCTCGACATCGGCACGACGAAAACGGCCGCGGTCATCGCCAGCCAGAACCCGCAGGGAGCGATGGATATCATCGGCTTCGGGGTCGCGCCATCGCTCGGGCTGCGCAAAGGCGTGGTGACGGATCTGGAAGAGACCGTGAAGTCGATCGAGGCCGCCGTCGAGAGCGCCGAACGCATGGCCGGCGTCAGCATCGCGTCTGCGTATGTGGGAGTCACCGGCGAACACGTGCGCTCGCAGAACACGCACGGCATCGTGGCCGTCGGCGGCGACGAGCACGAAGTGGCGCCGCTCGACGTCAAGCGCGTGGTGGACGCGAGCACGATCATCAATGTGGGCGCCGACCGGCAGATCATCCACACGTTGCCGCGCGAGTTCGCGGTCGACGGCCAGAACGGCATCACCGATCCGGTCGGCATGGCCGGCGGTCGGCTGGAAGTCGACACGCACGTCGTCACCGCGGGCGCATCGTTCGTCACCAACGTGCTCAAGTGCGTGCACCGCGCCGGCATCGAGCCTGTGGGCGTCATCTTCGAGCCGCTCGCATCGGGCGCTGCCGTGCTGTTGCCCGAAGAACGCAACGCGGGCGTGGCGCTGCTCGACATCGGCGGCGGCACGACAGACCTCGCGGTCTACTGGGGCGGCGGCGTCTATCACACGTGGACCGTGCCGGTGGGCGGCAACATCGTCACCAACGATATCGCGCTCGGCCTCAAGACGAGCTTCCAAGAAGCCGAGACGATCAAGCACGTCTACGGCACCGCCGATCTTTCGCTCGACCTCGATCAGGACACGTTTGAGGTGAAGTCGCTGTCAGGCCGCACGAGCCGCGGCGCCTCGAAACATTTCTTGCGCCAGATCATCGTGGCGCGCATGACCGAGATATTCAAGCTCGTGCGCGCGAATCTCGCCGAGAACTGCCCGCCCGAGGTCATGCTGGCCGAACTGGTGCTCACCGGCGGTGGTTCGCAGCTCGGCGGCTTGGATGCGCTCGCATCCGACTACTTCGATTTGCCGGCGCGCATCGGCCATCCGATGCATGTCGGCGGCCTCACGGAGACCATCAAGAACCCGGCGTATGCCACCGCAGTCGGGCTCGTGCTTTTCGGCGCCGCTGGAGACGGCGGGGGGAAACCGGAGCGCACGAATGGTCGCGGCACATGGTCGCGTGTCGCGACCTGGGTTGGCCAGGTCTTTCGGCTGTGAAGCCAAGGGGAGAAACAGGATGACGGAACATCCACGGCGCTACGTGCCCGAGCACATGGCGAGCATCAAGGTGATCGGCGTCGGCGGAGGAGGCTGCAACGCTATCAACCGCATGGTCGACGCCGGCATCAGGGGCGCCGAGTTCTATTCGATCAACACCGACGTCCAGGCGTTGAAGAACTCGCGCACTGAGAACACGCTGCAGATCGGACAGAACCTGACGCGTGGCCTGGGCGCGGGAGCCGATCCGGAGATCGGCCGCCAGGCCGCCGAAGAATCAAAAGAAGACCTGGCCATGCTGGTCGAGGGAGCCGATCTCGTGTTCATCGCTGCCGGCATGGGCGGCGGCACGGGCACCGGTGCATCGCCGATCGTCGCGGAGATGGCGCACGGCGCAGGCGCGCTGACCGTCGGCGTGGTCACCAAGCCGTTCGGGTTCGAGCTGCGCAAGCGCGCGCAGATCGCCGAACGCGGCATCGCCGATCTCGAGCAGAAGGTCGACACGCTCATCGTCATCCCGAACGACCGGCTGCTCTCGATCATCGAAAAGCGCACGCCGCTGACCGAAGCCTTCCGCAGCGCTGACGACGTGCTGCGCCAAGGCATCCAGGGCATCACCGATCTCATCACCCAGCCCGGCTTGATCAACCTCGACTTCGCCGACGTGCGGCGCGTCATGACCGACGCAGGCTCGGCGCTGATGGGCATCGGCAAGGCCTCCGGCGAGAATCGCGCGGCGGATGCGGCGCAAAAGGCGATCTCCAGCCCGTTGCTGGAGGCGACGATCGACGGCGCGCGCGGCGTGATCTTCAACATCTACGGCGGACCGGATCTCTCGATGTTCGAGGTCAACGAGGCGGCCGAGCTGATCAGCAAAGCCGTCGATCCCGACGCCGAAGTCATCTTCGGCGCGACGATCGAGGAGAACATGAACAGCGAGGTGCGCGTGACCGTGCTCGCGACCGGCTTCGGATCGCGTGCGCGCGAGAAGACGCGCGTCGTCGGCGTCGGCGAGATCGAAAAGGTCAAGCCCGTCAACATGGACGAGATCGAGGTCCCGGCGTTCCTACGGTACTCGCGCTAACGCCCCATGGAGCGGTCGAATTTATTCGACCGCTACGGGCGCCACGGCGCACCGATATAGCGGCAGCCGTGGAACCCGGTCGTAAGGTCGTCGGCGATCTGCTCGCCGGCATCGGGATAGATCGCCAGACGCCGCAGGTCGGCGATCGGATGCCAGACGCACGCAGCCACGCGCGGGTCGAGCGACGCACCGAGCGGCCCGCGCAAGGCCGCCTCGAAGACGAGCTGGATGACGTGGCGTGCACCCGACGGCGCGCGCGTTTCCACAACGTAGCGAAAGGCGCCGATGTCGGCCGCTGCTCCCGCCTCTTCGGCCAACTCTCGCGCCAGCGCCGCAGGGGCGGTCTCGCCGGGTTCGACGCCGCCGCCCGGCAGCAGAAACGCGACGTGACTCCCGCGCACGTGTTTGGCGAGCAGTACGCAGCCGTCTTGGAGGCACAGCGCAGCGACGCGGGTCCGCAGCATCGCGCTGGCTATTCGGAGGTGTCACGATGAAAGCCGTTTGCAGCGAATGCATCGACATCGCTCTGCCGGTCGGCCGGGTGTTCGAGTTCGTATCGGACCTGGCGCGCTGGCCGCTGTGGCTGAGCTTCGTCGTGTGCGCCCAAAGCCCGGACGAGCAGGAGGTCGAGATCTGCATGCAGCGCGGCAAGCGCCGCTGGCGCGAGACTTTCGACGTGATCCGCTACGTGCCCAACGCGTTCTTCTGGCTCGAGGGCGCGCTGTCGGCGGCGCGGCGTATCGAGTTCCGCTTCGAACAGCGCCGCACGGGCACGCGGCTGCATTGCTCGATCGGCTATCCGGTCTATGGCGGCGGCTTAGGAGTCGCGCGCGATGCGTTGTTCGAGCGCCGCAGGGTCGCGCGCGATCTCGAGCGCTCGCTGCTGGGTCTGAAGACCACGCTTGAAGACGCCCATCGCGTCGACGAGGCTGAAGAAGGTATCGTTATGGGGAGCGCAAATCAACCGCTTCCTGCCTGATGCCGACGTATGATTACCGCTGCAAACAGTGCGGCACCACCCATGAGATCGCTCACGGCTTCAACGACCCCCGGCCGACCACGTGTCCGGCGTGCGGGGGTCAGCTAGCGCGCGTCTTCCATCCGGTGGGCGTCGTGTTCAAGGGCTCAGGCTTCCATAAGACCGATTACGCCGGCACGGGCGCCAAGAAGGACGCGGCTGAACCGGCCGCGCCCAAGGCCGACAGCGCCAAATCGGATGGTGCCAAGACGGAAGGCTCGGCTTCGTCCGCACCGGCTGCGCCGAAGAGCGAGAAGCCGCCGGCCGCGACCCCGCCGCCCGGCAAGTCGGATTCCAAACCGTCCGGATCGAGTTGAGATGTTCCATGTCATCGGCGTGACGCTCGTGCTCATCGCGCTTCTCGCGGTCGCGGGCGGCGCTGCGTTCGTCGCGGTGCGTCTCGTCCAGTTCGCGCGCGCGGGCAAGGCACTACGCCGCCATCCGATCTTCGAAGCCGATTGGCGCGCGCACCAGCAAGAGACGGTGCAGCGCATACGTGCGGGTGGCGCCAAGCTTAAGGAAGACATAGGTAGCCTCGCCGCCGCAATCGCTCGGCTCGCGCTGGCGCTGGATGAACTCGGCGCGCTCGCGTACGGCAGCTCGCGCCCGATCGAGCGGATCCTGCGCATCGGCCTTCCGTGGCTAGCCGGACTGCTGCGCGCGCCCGAAGGCCGCTGATCGACCGTCACCCACGTTCGGCATACGCCGCGTGCCACGCCGCCTCAAATCCTGGAAACGATGTGCCGATGCACACGGCGTCGTCGATGGCGATCGGCGCTTTCGCGGCGGCTGCCAGCACCGCGGCCGTCATGCCGATGCGATGGTCCCCGCCCGTGGCGATCCGCTCGGGCGGGCGGAGCGGCCGCCCACCGCGCACAGCGATGCCATCGGGCAGTTCGGTCACCGCGACGCCGAACGCGCGCAGCAGCTCGACGGTAGACGCGATGCGGTCGGACTCCTTGCCGCGCAGCTCCTCCGCCCCACGCACGACGAACGCGCCCTGCGCGGTAGCCGCCACCGCGCACAGCAGCGGGATCTCGTCGATGAGGTTCGGGATGCGCGCCGGATCGAGCTCGACGTTGCGCAGGGGCGCGGCCGACGACACCTCGATGTCGGCTACCGGTTCGCCGTGCATGACGCGCAAACCGCGGATGCTGATGTGCGCGCCCATGTCGCGCATGACGTCGAGCGCAGCAGTGCGCGTCGGATTGATGCCCACACCGAGTACTGAGATGCGGCTGCCCTGCACGCAAGTGGCCGCGGCGATGAAGTAGGCCGCTGACGAGACGTCGCCCGGGACCTCGTAGTCCGCGAGCGCATGCAGCGATGACGGCTGCACGCGCACGCGCAGGCCCTCGATCGCGAGCGCGGCGCCCATCTCGGCGAGCATCAGCTCGCTGTGGTCGCGGCTCTGGCACGGACTGGAAATAGTCGTCGTGCCGCGAGCCCGCAGCGCTGCGAGCATGATCGCCGTCTTCACCTGCGCCGAGGCGGTCTCGAGCTCGTGCGTGATCCCGTGTAAGCGCGTATCCGAGCGCGAGAGAGTCAGCGGTGCGTGCCCGCCTGGCGAGCTGCGCACGTCCGCTCCCATCGCGCGCAGCGGCACAGCGACGCGCTCCATCGGCCTGCGGCGCAGGCTCTCGTCGCCGTCCAACACCGCGTTGGCCCGCCCGGCCAAGAGCCCGGCAAGCACGCGCATCGTCGTGCCCGAGTTCCCACAGTCGATGGGAGCCGCCGGGTCGCGGAATTCGCCGGCGCCATCCACAGCGAGCGCCGTGCCGTCGTCCTCGACACTCACGCCGAGGCCGCGCAGGGCGCGAATCGTCGCAGCCACGTCCTCGCCGCGGTTGATGCCGAGCACGCGCGTCCTGCCGGTCGCTGCGCCTGCGAATATCAGGATGCGGTGCGAGATCGACTTGTCGCCCGGCACGCGCAGGGGTCCGTGCAGACGCTCCGGCGCGCGCAACTGTATGGATGTCACGCGGCCAGCTTGCGACCCGCAGATGCCGTCACCTCCTGCGCGCGGTTGACGAAAGTCGGGCGCATCGCACGAGCGCTGCGCGCTGCGAACAGGATATCAGCGAAGCCCATCTTAAGACTCGAACGTCCATGAGCATCGCCGCCGCCGCTTCGAGCGTGTCCGTCAAGACGCTGCGTTACACGAGCCTGGGCTCGGCGCTGTTCGCCCTCGCGCTCGTCGTGTGGGGCGGCATCGTGCGCATCAATGGGGCCGGCATGACGTGCCCCGATTGGCCGCGCTGCCGCGGCGCCTGGTTCCCAGCCCTCAACGACAGCGTCGTCTACGAATGGACGCATCGGCTCGGCGCGCCCATCCTCACGCTGTTGATCGTCGCCACGTTCATCGCCGCGTGGCAGGCGCGGCGCGAACTGCCCGCAGCCTGGCGCGCCGCATGGTACCCGGCCGGCTTGCTGGTCGCGCAGATCATCGTCGGCGGCCTCACGATCAGGTACATCAACAATCCACCCAGCGTCGCTGCGCATCTCGGCCTGGGCATGTTGACCTTTGTGAGCCTGCTCGTCGTATGGTATGCGGCCGCGCAGCCGGCGGGCACGACGGCGCCGTTCGATTCGCCCGCAGCTTCGCTGTCGTTCAGCCGGCTCGCGCTGTCTGCCGCTGCCGTCACATTCGCCGCGATCCTGGCTGCCGGGTATATGAGCGCTTCAAACGACGGCCTCGCATGCACGCAATTCCCGCTTTGTAACGGATGGGGGGCGCCGCAGTCGCTGGCCCAACAGATCCACATGGCGCATCGCTTGCTCGCGTA
The window above is part of the Candidatus Eremiobacteraceae bacterium genome. Proteins encoded here:
- the ftsZ gene encoding cell division protein FtsZ, whose product is MTEHPRRYVPEHMASIKVIGVGGGGCNAINRMVDAGIRGAEFYSINTDVQALKNSRTENTLQIGQNLTRGLGAGADPEIGRQAAEESKEDLAMLVEGADLVFIAAGMGGGTGTGASPIVAEMAHGAGALTVGVVTKPFGFELRKRAQIAERGIADLEQKVDTLIVIPNDRLLSIIEKRTPLTEAFRSADDVLRQGIQGITDLITQPGLINLDFADVRRVMTDAGSALMGIGKASGENRAADAAQKAISSPLLEATIDGARGVIFNIYGGPDLSMFEVNEAAELISKAVDPDAEVIFGATIEENMNSEVRVTVLATGFGSRAREKTRVVGVGEIEKVKPVNMDEIEVPAFLRYSR
- the aroA gene encoding 3-phosphoshikimate 1-carboxyvinyltransferase, which gives rise to MTSIQLRAPERLHGPLRVPGDKSISHRILIFAGAATGRTRVLGINRGEDVAATIRALRGLGVSVEDDGTALAVDGAGEFRDPAAPIDCGNSGTTMRVLAGLLAGRANAVLDGDESLRRRPMERVAVPLRAMGADVRSSPGGHAPLTLSRSDTRLHGITHELETASAQVKTAIMLAALRARGTTTISSPCQSRDHSELMLAEMGAALAIEGLRVRVQPSSLHALADYEVPGDVSSAAYFIAAATCVQGSRISVLGVGINPTRTAALDVMRDMGAHISIRGLRVMHGEPVADIEVSSAAPLRNVELDPARIPNLIDEIPLLCAVAATAQGAFVVRGAEELRGKESDRIASTVELLRAFGVAVTELPDGIAVRGGRPLRPPERIATGGDHRIGMTAAVLAAAAKAPIAIDDAVCIGTSFPGFEAAWHAAYAERG
- a CDS encoding Cof-type HAD-IIB family hydrolase — encoded protein: MKPPALIALDVDGTLIGPSLTVDECNRDAIVQITSRGATICLASGRMFAAARPFAADLGLPGPIIVLNGAAIYDATSGVRLTATPLQPATALRAYDDLKANGFHLQLYFGDDLYLDELDERARAYLELSRVEPIVVDDLRPLLDGSPPGDIGPMKVLAVDSPARVAAHIPKLAQIMGDAALVFKSQPNYLEVTDPEATKGHALSWLAKSMGLALDDLAAIGDSDNDVPMLQAAGHSFAVANASPAARAAAQRVVAAQDRCGVAEALQLLMNGQAVG
- a CDS encoding FmdB family zinc ribbon protein → MPTYDYRCKQCGTTHEIAHGFNDPRPTTCPACGGQLARVFHPVGVVFKGSGFHKTDYAGTGAKKDAAEPAAPKADSAKSDGAKTEGSASSAPAAPKSEKPPAATPPPGKSDSKPSGSS
- the ftsA gene encoding cell division protein FtsA encodes the protein MARSDIIAGLDIGTTKTAAVIASQNPQGAMDIIGFGVAPSLGLRKGVVTDLEETVKSIEAAVESAERMAGVSIASAYVGVTGEHVRSQNTHGIVAVGGDEHEVAPLDVKRVVDASTIINVGADRQIIHTLPREFAVDGQNGITDPVGMAGGRLEVDTHVVTAGASFVTNVLKCVHRAGIEPVGVIFEPLASGAAVLLPEERNAGVALLDIGGGTTDLAVYWGGGVYHTWTVPVGGNIVTNDIALGLKTSFQEAETIKHVYGTADLSLDLDQDTFEVKSLSGRTSRGASKHFLRQIIVARMTEIFKLVRANLAENCPPEVMLAELVLTGGGSQLGGLDALASDYFDLPARIGHPMHVGGLTETIKNPAYATAVGLVLFGAAGDGGGKPERTNGRGTWSRVATWVGQVFRL
- a CDS encoding COX15/CtaA family protein gives rise to the protein MSIAAAASSVSVKTLRYTSLGSALFALALVVWGGIVRINGAGMTCPDWPRCRGAWFPALNDSVVYEWTHRLGAPILTLLIVATFIAAWQARRELPAAWRAAWYPAGLLVAQIIVGGLTIRYINNPPSVAAHLGLGMLTFVSLLVVWYAAAQPAGTTAPFDSPAASLSFSRLALSAAAVTFAAILAAGYMSASNDGLACTQFPLCNGWGAPQSLAQQIHMAHRLLAYAAFALVLVLGLIGMRSRDARTRSLSALALVLAVVQIALGVATVMTALEPVLRSLHQANGALLFATLVILTYAAYAATAAPAGTGAADPAPAPQRAVAQNP
- a CDS encoding NUDIX domain-containing protein — encoded protein: MLRTRVAALCLQDGCVLLAKHVRGSHVAFLLPGGGVEPGETAPAALARELAEEAGAAADIGAFRYVVETRAPSGARHVIQLVFEAALRGPLGASLDPRVAACVWHPIADLRRLAIYPDAGEQIADDLTTGFHGCRYIGAPWRP
- a CDS encoding FtsQ-type POTRA domain-containing protein, which codes for MASVTAGQRRAAASRSALLRRVGLFALTLAAAALLSYGGMLLAADPRLALGDVVVSGARRTPAADVINAAALPSGRNVWLLNTGAAARAVETLPWIGSARVERGWPNLVTISVVERAPAARVRLDAGADMLVDQDGRVLGPASLDADQALPLLRVTPLPPDAGTAGAQLGGTSIGDALDAARQLAALGVHMTEIRSERVMGFSAITSAGLRVVFGDLDGLAGKVALFDAISKHIAQPQTVEYIDVRSTAAPTVQYRR
- a CDS encoding SRPBCC family protein, with translation MKAVCSECIDIALPVGRVFEFVSDLARWPLWLSFVVCAQSPDEQEVEICMQRGKRRWRETFDVIRYVPNAFFWLEGALSAARRIEFRFEQRRTGTRLHCSIGYPVYGGGLGVARDALFERRRVARDLERSLLGLKTTLEDAHRVDEAEEGIVMGSANQPLPA